A part of Rhinoderma darwinii isolate aRhiDar2 chromosome 1, aRhiDar2.hap1, whole genome shotgun sequence genomic DNA contains:
- the LOC142740971 gene encoding uncharacterized protein LOC142740971, which yields MYSDRIFLNVPIGLYWLIIAVFFTDASTSGSMDHKARERIWRSQLDQVFNDEPSQRAFSGQGNVSETQNKYKNLLHRRMKIWWNKIFMENYIQRRLIPRGLRVQIFPSFPIDDNIFVTKWEELCNYSSFGFMELLVNLNQSMLDQLDIEIEDIQSQLNSKLTSEGLATFKNTLDEQFAEWEKDIQEIKSKKFSRDISDYAEKKVYKWRKNNFPSKFNRSISTTSLSSQSESEGVTRSRPYHSYGTRQKRKMIQKPTSNKRKPDFGESSNHLKVINLSTHTFSTPEMEVLEKGLTFSPCARFDSFSAIKDLHIFGRSLIYKKFFHRPDFDENFTTAIEKQTLSDLEDLLKEQEYDPSAI from the exons ATGTATTCTGACAGGattttcctgaatgtaccaataggtttgtATTGGTTAatcattgctgtgtttttcacagaTGCAAGTACTTCAGGGTCCATggaccacaaagcgagagaacgtATCTGGCGCTCTCAATTGGACCAGGTTTTTAATGATGAGCCATCACAGCGTGCTTTTAGTGGTCAGGGGAATGTGAGCGAGacacaaaacaaatataaaaatcttCTTCATCGACGCATGAAAATCTGGTGGAATAAGATTTTCATGGAAAATTATATACAGAGAAGACTCATTCCAAGAGGCCTCAGAGTCCAAATCTTTCCTTCCTTCCCtattgatgacaacatttttgtaACCAAGTGGGAAGAGTTATGCAATTATAGTTCTTTTGGGTTCATGGAACTTCTTGTAAATCTCAACCAGTCCATGCTAGACCAACTGGATATAGAAATTGAAGATATACAATCCCAGTTAAATTCCAAATTAACATCTGAAGGTTTGGCTACCTTTAAAAATACATTGGATGAACAGTTCGCCGAATGGGAAAAAGACATTCAAGAAATTAAATCAAAAAAGTTTTCCAGGGATATAAGCGATTATGCTGAGAAAAAAgtgtacaaatggaggaaaaACAATTTTCCGTCTAAATTCAATCGCTCTATCTCTACGACTTCCTTATCTTCACAAAGTGAATCAGAGGGTGTGACTCGGTCACGGCCCTACCATTCTTATGGTAcgagacaaaaaagaaaaatgatacaAAAACCAACTTCAAACAAAAGGAAACCTGATTTCGGTGAATCCTCCAATCATCTGAAGGTAATCAACCTTTCGACACATACTTTTTCAACTCCAGAAATGGAGGTATTGGAGAAAGGGCTTACATTCTCTCCATGTGCCCGATTCGATAGTTTCTCAGCTATTAAAGATCTTCATATCTTTGGTAGATCATTAATCTATAAAAAATTCTTCCATAGGCCAGATTTTGATGAAAACTTTACAACTGCTATAGAAAAACAAACCCTATCTGATCTAGAAGACCTACTAAAGGAGCAAGAATACGATCCCTCAG cCATATAG